A single window of Chitinophaga sp. XS-30 DNA harbors:
- a CDS encoding glycosyltransferase, with amino-acid sequence MELFKNFYEGFIFVYGCTMLFMYAMLAMLSLRGIMRYQRKNSYVDYTKMLHSPLAPGISIIAPAFNEGVTIISNVRSLLTLNYPKFEVIIINDGSTDDTLEKLINEFSLQEVDFAYNERIKSQPVKRIFKSVNTAYDKLVVIDKVNGKSKADASNAGINAATYDYFLCTDVDSIIEKDTLLRMIKPFMDEEHNKIREVGEPCPECGYVHVVEDNVRVIASGATLRLANSCDIDEGVITRVRPPRQLLPRFQEMEYIRAYVLGKMGWSIINAVPNVSGGLGLFDKEIAIKAGGYDSKSFAEDMDIVTRMCSYMLDNKLKYAIRYIPTSQCWTEGPPNMKVFSRQRTRWGRGLAEIITMHRKLIFNPRYKKLGLIVLPYSLFFEFLAPIIEFTGILYYIYLIITAQINWHYAFILLVFVYLYAIMITTLALWWDQMTYRYYKTWREVIGLGLMAFIEPFIYHPLIVFFALRGYYFFIIGKKHSWGNMQRQGFGQKKTVTA; translated from the coding sequence GTGGAACTGTTCAAGAATTTTTACGAGGGATTTATTTTCGTGTACGGATGCACCATGCTGTTCATGTACGCCATGCTCGCCATGCTTTCGCTGCGCGGCATCATGCGTTACCAGCGCAAGAACAGCTATGTGGATTACACCAAAATGCTGCATTCCCCGCTGGCGCCGGGCATTTCCATCATTGCACCGGCCTTTAACGAAGGCGTGACCATTATCTCGAATGTACGGTCGCTCCTCACCCTGAACTATCCCAAGTTTGAAGTGATCATCATCAACGATGGCAGTACGGACGATACCCTGGAAAAACTCATCAATGAATTTTCGCTGCAGGAAGTGGACTTTGCCTACAATGAACGTATCAAATCACAACCTGTCAAACGGATATTCAAGTCCGTCAATACAGCGTATGACAAGCTGGTGGTGATCGACAAGGTAAACGGCAAAAGCAAGGCAGACGCTTCCAATGCCGGCATTAACGCCGCCACTTATGATTACTTCCTTTGTACAGATGTGGATTCCATCATTGAAAAAGATACCTTGCTCCGCATGATCAAACCTTTCATGGACGAAGAGCATAACAAGATCAGGGAAGTAGGCGAACCCTGCCCTGAATGTGGTTATGTACATGTAGTGGAAGACAATGTGCGGGTGATCGCCAGCGGTGCTACCCTGCGGCTGGCCAATTCCTGCGACATCGATGAGGGAGTGATCACCCGGGTAAGACCACCCCGGCAACTCCTGCCCCGCTTCCAGGAAATGGAGTATATCCGGGCTTACGTACTCGGCAAAATGGGCTGGAGCATCATCAATGCCGTACCCAATGTATCCGGCGGCCTCGGGCTGTTCGACAAGGAAATTGCCATCAAGGCCGGAGGGTATGACAGCAAATCCTTCGCGGAGGATATGGACATCGTTACCCGCATGTGCTCGTATATGCTGGACAACAAGCTGAAATATGCCATCCGTTATATTCCCACTTCCCAGTGCTGGACGGAAGGGCCGCCCAACATGAAAGTATTCAGCCGCCAGCGTACCCGCTGGGGAAGGGGCCTTGCAGAGATCATCACCATGCACCGCAAACTGATCTTCAACCCCCGCTACAAAAAACTGGGGCTGATCGTTTTGCCCTATAGCCTGTTCTTCGAGTTCCTGGCCCCGATCATCGAATTCACCGGCATTCTCTATTACATCTACCTGATCATCACCGCCCAGATCAACTGGCACTATGCATTCATATTACTGGTATTCGTGTACCTCTACGCCATCATGATCACTACCCTCGCGCTGTGGTGGGACCAGATGACGTACCGTTATTACAAAACATGGCGGGAAGTGATCGGCCTGGGGCTGATGGCTTTCATTGAACCTTTTATATATCATCCGCTGATCGTGTTCTTTGCCCTGAGAGGATATTATTTCTTCATTATAGGGAAGAAGCATTCCTGGGGGAATATGCAGCGCCAGGGATTCGGTCAGAAAAAAACAGTTACGGCATAA
- a CDS encoding glycosyltransferase has translation MNEILETIGRIYESSVFVYGTILLVTYAMLAIFSIIAIRAYAKRERLHQEDILMSSPLAPGVTVLAPAFNEGLTIIYNIRSLLTLNYPRYEIIIVNDGSTDDSLEQMIREFELTEVDFAYNAKIQTRPVRKIFKSVNPAYARLMVIDKVNGKSKADAVNAGINAAAYDHFVCTDVDCILDKNTILELIKPVMQEGKKRVIAVGATLRIANSSEFDEGVMTRMRPPKQLLPRFQEVEYIRAFVLGKMGWSLINCVPNVSGGLGLFDKEIAIRCGGYDHSSFGEDMELMTRMCRFAHDNKINYSIRYIPKTLCWTEAPESLKIFNRQRTRWARGLAQLMYAHFSMFLNPRYGRMGMIIIPYNFFFELLAPIVELTGIIYYIIMLCLGLINGPTAILLLVFVYTYSVMITTIAILWDQLTFGYYKTWREVAYLCLTPFMEFFLYHPLIVIYALRGYYNFLTGKKGTWGNMQRRGFQQAAPAKKTVVN, from the coding sequence ATGAACGAGATCCTGGAAACAATAGGAAGGATTTATGAAAGCAGCGTATTTGTGTACGGTACGATATTGCTGGTCACCTACGCCATGCTGGCCATCTTTTCCATTATTGCCATCAGGGCATACGCCAAAAGAGAACGCCTGCACCAGGAAGACATCCTGATGAGCTCTCCACTGGCGCCCGGCGTTACCGTACTGGCGCCGGCATTCAACGAAGGGCTGACCATTATCTACAATATACGTTCCCTGCTGACGCTGAACTATCCCCGCTACGAGATCATCATTGTCAACGACGGCAGCACGGATGACAGCCTGGAACAAATGATCCGGGAGTTTGAGCTGACAGAAGTGGATTTTGCCTATAATGCTAAAATACAGACAAGACCGGTCAGGAAGATATTCAAATCCGTCAACCCGGCTTACGCCCGGCTGATGGTGATCGACAAAGTGAACGGGAAAAGCAAGGCCGATGCCGTTAATGCCGGGATCAACGCCGCCGCGTATGATCATTTCGTTTGCACCGATGTGGATTGCATCCTGGACAAGAACACGATACTGGAACTGATCAAACCGGTGATGCAGGAAGGAAAGAAAAGGGTCATTGCCGTTGGGGCCACATTGCGTATCGCCAATTCATCGGAGTTCGATGAAGGGGTGATGACGCGCATGCGGCCGCCGAAACAACTGCTGCCCCGTTTCCAGGAAGTAGAGTATATCCGTGCCTTCGTACTGGGGAAGATGGGCTGGAGCCTCATCAACTGCGTCCCCAACGTATCCGGCGGCCTTGGCCTGTTCGACAAGGAAATAGCGATCCGCTGCGGAGGATACGATCATTCTTCTTTCGGGGAAGATATGGAGCTGATGACGCGGATGTGCCGCTTCGCGCATGATAACAAGATCAACTATTCCATCCGCTATATTCCAAAAACGCTCTGCTGGACGGAAGCGCCCGAATCCCTCAAAATCTTCAACCGCCAGCGCACCCGCTGGGCAAGAGGCCTCGCACAGCTGATGTATGCCCACTTCAGCATGTTCCTCAATCCCAGATACGGCCGGATGGGCATGATCATCATCCCCTACAATTTCTTTTTTGAACTGCTGGCGCCCATTGTGGAGCTTACCGGCATCATCTATTATATCATCATGCTCTGCCTGGGCCTCATCAACGGACCCACGGCCATATTGCTGCTGGTTTTCGTGTACACCTATTCGGTCATGATCACCACTATCGCCATACTGTGGGACCAGCTCACCTTCGGATACTATAAAACATGGCGGGAAGTGGCCTATCTCTGCCTTACCCCTTTCATGGAGTTCTTCCTGTATCATCCGCTGATCGTCATCTACGCGCTGCGGGGATACTATAACTTCCTGACGGGAAAGAAAGGGACCTGGGGGAATATGCAGCGGAGAGGGTTCCAGCAGGCAGCCCCGGCAAAAAAAACGGTAGTGAACTGA